The following proteins come from a genomic window of Rutidosis leptorrhynchoides isolate AG116_Rl617_1_P2 chromosome 10, CSIRO_AGI_Rlap_v1, whole genome shotgun sequence:
- the LOC139871735 gene encoding calmodulin-binding receptor-like cytoplasmic kinase 2 encodes MNQTKQSPKSPVIRPGQVWNQSSSSTSNSNSNSNSGSLYGSRSKNTIQQPKKHSTSIIGLIVRILTCRGDINDDREDHVQSAAVQYSTRSSLRSSGKLNHSGQQHNTDELSFQDICKATGNFSASNIIGEGGFGTVYKGTLKNGSIVAIKRAKKDNFDKGTPVEFKNEIRTLSKIEHLNLVRFYGFVEHGDEHIILVEYVANGTLREHLDGKRGNGLEIGERLDIIIDVAHAVTYLHTYTDVPIIHRDIKSSNILITDKLRAKVADFGFARISIEDPEATHISTQVKGTAGYLDPEYLSTYQLTDRSDVYSFGVLLVELVTGRLPIELNKVPSEKITIKWAMQRLKGGEVVLAMDPKLKRNPASLMVVEKVLRVARQCLAPTRQSRPSMKKCAEILWRIRKDYHEHNEVAAAANHSVQVPQMDARKNRHEFFGIEDSSNQRFRSA; translated from the exons ATGAATCAAACAAAACAATCCCCAAAATCACCTGTGATTCGACCGGGTCAGGTTTggaatcaaagttcaagttcaacctcaaattcaaattcaaattcaaattctgGTTCTTTATATGGATCACGCAGTAAAAATACTATACAACAACCTAAAAAACATAGCACCTCAATTATAGGTTTAATTGTTAGGATTTTGACTTGCAGGGGTGATATAAATGATGATAGAGAAGACCATGTTCAGTCTGCTGCTGTTCAGT ATTCAACGCGTAGTTCCTTAAGAAGCAGCGGAAAGCTTAACCACTCTGGACAGCAACACAACACAGATGAGTTATCGTTTCAAGATATTTGTAAGGCAACAGGAAATTTCTCTGCCTCAAATATTATAGGGGAAGGAGGATTTGGTACGGTTTATAAGGGAACACTCAAAAATGGATCCATCGTTGCTATAAAGCGTGCTAAAAAG GACAATTTTGACAAAGGGACGCCAGTGGAGTTCAAAAACGAAATACGCACATTATCTAAGATTGAGCATTTGAATCTAGTTAGATTCTATGGATTTGTAGAACATGGAGACGAGCATATTATCCTGGTAGAATACGTCGCCAATGGAACACTTCGTGAACATTTAGATG GTAAACGTGGAAACGGGCTTGAAATAGGAGAGCGTTTAGATATTATCATCGATGTAGCTCATGCAGTTACATATTTACATACGTATACAG ACGTACCAATTATCCACAGAGACATAAAATCGTCTAATATATTGATCACTGATAAGCTGCGTGCAAAagtggctgattttggttttgctCGTATAAGTATCGAAGATCCCGAAGCTACTCACATTTCAACTCAAGTTAAAGGAACTGCGGGTTACTTAGATCCCGAGTACCTCAGTACGTACCAACTTACAGATAGGAGTGATGTTTACTCTTTTGGAGTTTTGCTTGTTGAACTGGTTACAGGAAGATTACCGATCGAGTTAAATAAAGTTCCCAGTGAAAAAATAACAATAAAATGG GCAATGCAGAGGCTAAAAGGCGGGGAGGTAGTACTAGCAATGGATCCAAAGCTAAAGAGGAACCCTGCATCACTTATGGTGGTTGAAAAAGTACTGCGAGTTGCTCGACAATGTCTGGCACCCACGAGGCAATCTAGACCGTCGATGAAGAAATGTGCAGAGATCTTATGGAGAATTAGAAAAGATTACCATGAACATAACGAGGTTGCAGCAGCTGCAAACCATTCTGTACAGGTTCCTCAAATGGATGCCAGAAAGAACCGACACGAATTCTTCGGGATTGAAGATAGCAGTAACCAGAGATTTCGCTCTGCGTAG